In one Thermodesulfobacteriota bacterium genomic region, the following are encoded:
- a CDS encoding DUF4143 domain-containing protein: MHPSSGNSWEGFVIEQIIGIIPEYWQSFFYRTSAGAEIDLLLFDHRNEPIAIEIKYSLSPKVEKGFWNGMKDLRCKKGFVIYPGDEIYPISKDVFALPVKNMGRIFE; this comes from the coding sequence ATTCATCCTTCATCAGGCAATTCATGGGAAGGCTTCGTAATTGAGCAGATTATCGGCATAATCCCTGAATACTGGCAAAGCTTTTTTTATCGAACAAGTGCAGGAGCAGAAATTGATCTTTTGCTCTTTGATCACAGGAATGAACCAATCGCTATAGAGATAAAGTATTCCCTGAGTCCAAAAGTTGAAAAAGGCTTCTGGAACGGTATGAAAGACCTACGTTGCAAAAAGGGATTTGTCATCTATCCGGGGGATGAAATATACCCGATTAGCAAAGATGTTTTTGCCCTGCCAGTTAAAAATATGGGGAGAATTTTTGAGTAG
- a CDS encoding heparan-alpha-glucosaminide N-acetyltransferase domain-containing protein — MEKFDRLLALDTFRGITIASMIIVNFPGSFSHVYAPLSHSKWHGCTPTDLIFPFFLFIVGVAISYSFRKFDDKTSLFATSKIAKRALIIFLIGLALNAFPFNSGISDLRILGVLQRIGIAYGIAALFCLYFNSKKLTIISGIILIIYWLLLLGFGQGDPYGMESNLVRVIDLRIFGENHLWKGIGIPFDPEGLLSTLPAVVTTIFGYLAGESLQTKSNLKSFVYCMFLVGVTAILIGKIWGITFPINKSLWTSSYVVYTSGWALIFLSILLWFIDVQGYKKWTFPFVVFGMNPLFLYVLSIVWLKIYISLIKITKADGSVVNGVDWLYNQLFVPAAGYLNGSLLFAVTHVLIFWIILLILYSRKIFIKI; from the coding sequence ATGGAAAAATTTGATCGTTTATTAGCTCTGGATACTTTCCGGGGAATTACAATTGCGTCAATGATTATTGTAAATTTTCCCGGAAGCTTCTCTCATGTTTACGCACCTCTGAGTCATTCAAAGTGGCATGGATGCACTCCCACGGATTTAATTTTCCCATTTTTTCTTTTTATAGTTGGCGTTGCTATATCGTATTCATTCAGGAAATTTGACGATAAAACTTCTTTATTTGCTACAAGTAAAATAGCAAAACGGGCATTAATAATCTTTTTGATTGGATTGGCATTAAATGCATTTCCATTTAACTCTGGGATTTCAGATTTGCGTATATTGGGAGTATTACAACGGATAGGTATCGCATATGGAATAGCTGCATTGTTTTGTCTTTATTTCAACTCAAAAAAACTGACAATCATATCAGGGATTATATTAATCATCTATTGGCTGCTATTATTGGGATTTGGCCAAGGTGACCCTTATGGTATGGAAAGCAATTTAGTCCGCGTTATTGACCTCAGGATTTTTGGTGAAAATCATCTATGGAAAGGAATCGGAATACCTTTTGATCCAGAAGGATTGTTGAGCACGCTCCCTGCTGTTGTAACAACTATTTTTGGATATTTAGCCGGTGAATCATTACAGACAAAATCCAATCTTAAGTCATTTGTTTATTGTATGTTTTTAGTGGGTGTTACTGCTATACTGATTGGGAAAATCTGGGGTATAACTTTCCCGATTAATAAATCTCTATGGACAAGTTCATATGTGGTTTATACATCAGGTTGGGCGTTGATATTTCTTTCGATTCTCTTATGGTTTATAGATGTTCAGGGATATAAGAAGTGGACATTTCCGTTTGTTGTCTTTGGCATGAATCCTTTATTTCTATACGTACTTTCAATTGTCTGGTTGAAAATTTATATTTCCTTAATAAAGATAACTAAAGCTGATGGTTCCGTTGTCAATGGGGTTGATTGGCTTTATAATCAATTATTTGTACCTGCTGCCGGTTACCTGAATGGCTCACTTTTATTTGCTGTAACACATGTCTTAATTTTTTGGATTATATTGTTAATTCTATATAGTAGGAAGATATTTATAAAAATATGA